From the genome of Mucilaginibacter paludis DSM 18603:
AGGTTTATAATAATCACTATCAGTACTAACAATACCTTAAACTGTACCATAACTCGGGATTTTTGTTTGTAAATCAGTTAATTTCAACATCACACGCTGGTGCGCGCGTGTCGCGCGCCCCCCCCAAGGCATCTCCCTACCTCCCCCTTTATAAACTTATTAAATCTATTTACAATGTTATGCCGAATATATACCTTAGTTCGATAATTCGCCGTAATTAACAGGCAAATCAAAATTATTAAAACAAGTAAAAATAAAAATATTTTACAATGGCTATTAACTTATTAAAGGGGCAAAAAATAACAATAGGGTTATCAAAAATGACGGTTGGCTTGGGCTGGAACCCCAACGAGGGCACGGGTTACGATTTCGATCTGGACGTTTCCGCCATCATGATTGATGCTAACCGCTTTGTGCCCGAGGATGAATTTTTTGTTTTTTATAACAATGCCGATTCGCCCGATACCGCCGTACACCATACCGGTGACGATCCTTCGGGAGGAAACAGCGATGGCGGAGACGATGAATCTATCAATGTTGACCTGACTAAGGTTGATGCTAAAATCCAAGAGATCTTATTTGTGGTCACCATCCACGAGGCCCAGGCCCGCAGGCAAAACTTTGGGCAGGTGCGCGATTCGTACATCCGCATTGTTGACGATTTAACCGGCGCCGAAGTTTGCAAGTACGAGCTGGGCGAGGATTTTTCGATAGAAACCGCTATCGAATTCGGTCGCTTGTACCGCCGTGGCGGCGAGTGGAAGTTTGAAGCTTCGGGAGTAGGGTATAAGGAAGACCTGGCTTTCTTTTTAAGTAAATACTTTAAAGGGCAGATTATAAAATAAACACCATGGCTATAAATTTAGTAAAAGGTCAAACTATTGATCTGCGCAAAAACGATCGGGGCGAAAGTTACGATTTGTCGTCGGTAACTATTGGTTTAGGCTGGGATGTTAAACAGAGCCATAGCGGCGGCTTTTTAGGAAAGCTGTTTGGCGGTGGCGATGATGCCGAATATGATTTGGATGCCATTGCTTTTTTGTTGGATAAAAACGGAAAAGTAGCCAACCGGGGCCGTAATATCAAAGCCAGCGATGGCCGTAACCTGAGTTTGTTTGAAAGCGATGTAATCTATTTCAACTCCATGAAGCATCCATCGGGTCATATCTGGCTAACGGGCGATAACCGTACCGGGGCCGGCGAGGGTGATGATGAACAGATTATTGTAAAGCTGGACGCGCTCGATCCAAAGTATGATCGCATCCTGTTTTTGGTTACCATATACCAGGGGCGCAAAAATAACCAGCATTTTGGCATGGTCGAGAACGCCTTTATCCGTGCTGTAGATGCACGCGGTACCGAAATTGCCAAGTTCAGCCTATCCGGAAACTTTACCTATAATGGCATGTGCTCCATGACGTTTGCCGAAGTTTACCGCAGGGATGGTTCCTGGAAATTCAGGGCCATAGGCGAGCCCGGCACAACAGATAGTTTTATCGATATTCTGACCAAATACACTGCTTAAAAACAATAATATTGCAGGCAGCCCGGTTTTTGTAACTCAGGCTGCCTGCAATTGATATGCTATGCCCTTTTACCAGCATTATTCCTTCGACCTTTGGCTTACGCTCATTAAATCAAACCCTGGTTTTAAATCCGAACGTACCAAAATATTCCACCGCGATTTTAATCCGGACCATAAAAGTATCGACGAAGTTGCCCTGGCCTTTCGGCAGGTTGATTTGATGTGCAACGCCGTGAATGAGCGTACCGGCAAAAATATCGATTCGGACGAGATGTACCTCATGGTGATCAGTCTCCTTAATAACAATCAACTCAACCTTTACGATATTGATACTGACGAACTTTACGCCGGTATGGAACAACTGGTATTTCAATATATGCCGGTTTTGTATTCTGATGAAACAATTGAGGTGCTGGCGCGTCTAAAAGATATGAGCGGTAGCACCTTTAGTATCTTAAGCAATACAGGCTTTATCCGCGGAGTTACCTTGCGGAAAATACTGATGGAGCTGAAGCTGCATCCCTACTTTGATTTTCAGCTTTATTCGGATGAGGTAGGCCTGTCCAAGCCCAATCCGGATTTTTTTAACCTGATGTTAAAAAAAATAAGCGAGGTAAAGTCCGCAAATGATGTGAATTTGAAAAATATTATCCATATTGGCGACAACCCTAAGGCTGATATAGAAGGTGCTGATGCGATAGGCATCAACAGCTTTTTAATTAATTCGAACCATTTACCTATTTCAAGCTTAATTAAATAAATGTTAGCTACCTATTCGCTACATCATATAGATAATGCCAACTACTTTGGGTTTAACCCGGACGACTATAGCCGTTTTAAGTTTGGCGACGAAGCCGTTGCCAAAACCTATGGCACCAGCCTTGCCGAGGGCTTTATTCAAAATTGCCTGGTAAGGCAGTCCATTGAGCAGCAAATTGTGGTCATTTCCAGTCCTTTTTCCTTTATACCTACCGCTACCTTTGCCCTTAAAACCTGGTTTGTTTGCCACTTAAACCGCTGGTTGGCCAGGCATGGTTATCAGGTAGTGCAAGAAACCAAGGTACACCGCACCGTTACCTATAAAGAAGATTACGGCGAACTGGATGCCGAGCAACGAATCAGCCTCATCGGGAACGACCTGTTCCACATCGATAAGGATTTTCTCACCAATAAAACCCTTATTTTTTTAGATGATATTAAAATAACCGGCAGCCACGAGCGGATGATCATGAAAATGGTTGGCAATTATCAGCTCGATAACGATATCTACATGCTTTATTTTGCCGAGTTGGTAAATAAAGCCATTCATCCCAATATCGAAAATTACCTGAACTATCACCAGGTGAAATCAATTTTTGAGCTCGACCCAATTATCAAAAGCGGCAGCTTCGCCATCAATACCCGGATAGTAAAATACATCCTCAATTACGATTTTGATAGCTTCCGCATTTTTATCGAAAACCAAACCAGTGCTTTTGTTGATCTGCTTTATGATATGGCGCTGGGCAACGGCTATCATACTATCGAAGCTTACGCTAAAAATTTGAACTTTATTTCTTCTAACCTGTTAATAAACACTCATAAACTGATACAACATGGCAATTAACTTGCAAAAAGGGCAGCGTGAAGCCATTAACGCACCCAAATTTACTATAGGCCTGGGCTGGGATACCAACAGCTCATCAACTGGCAGCGCATTTGATCTGGATGCCTCGGTTTTTATTCTTGGCGACAACAAAAGAATTGTAAGCGAAGAGCATTTTGTTTTTTACAACAACCTCGTTTCGCCGGATGGTGCCGTTGAACATACGGGCGATAACCTTACCGGGGCCGGAGATGGCGACGATGAGCAGATTAAAGTTGACCTATCTAAAATTGACCCCAGGGTTAGCGAAATTTGTATTGTAGTAACCATACACGAAGCCGAGAGCCGCAGGCAAAACTTTGGCCAGGTACGCAACTCTTTCATCCGTATTTTTGATGCCGATACCAATGCCGATATTTTAAAATACGAGCTGGAAGAAGATTTTTCCATCGAAACCGCAGTTGAGTTCGGGCGGATTTACAAACGCGATAACAACTGGAAGTTTGAGGCCGTAGGTGCCGGTATGAAGGGCGGCCTGCAGGATTATTTAACCAAATATAACTAAGCAACATGGCAATCAATCTTCAAAAAGGGCAGCGCATCAGTCTCGAAAAAAGCAACGGTAGCAAGCTGCAAAACGTTTGCGTTGGTATTAACTGGGGCGCTATTGAAAAAAAAGGACTTTTTGGCTTTGGCGCTACCAAAGAGGCTGTTGACCTTGACGCCAGCTGCGCGCTGTTTGATGAAACCAAAAAACTAACCGAGGTGATCTATTTTGGCAATTTGCGCTCAAAAGATGGTTCGGTAAAACACAGCGGTGACGATTTAACCGGCGATATGGCTGGTGATGATGGCTTGGATAACGAGGTAATTACCCTTGATTTTTCTATGCTGAAACCGCAGATAAGCTATGTGGCTTTTGTGCTCAACAGCTTTCGCGGGCAGGATTTTGGTACCATTCCGTTTGCGTCCATTCGCATTTACGAGGGTACGCCTAAACGGGTGAACGAGATTTTTGCTACCTATGATATTGCACACAGCAAAGATTTTGCCGGGCATGTATCCATGGTGATGGGCGTGTTTTATAAAAAGAACGGCGAGTGGAAGTTTAATGCCATAGGCGAGGCTACCCGCGATAAAAAACTGGAAGAAACGGTACGTACCGTAGGCCAAAACTTTTTATAAATCAAATTGGCCAATGGCCATTTGATAACTGTAGGTAATTATTAAAGTGTAAAACAATGGAAAGCACAGATAACCAAGAACTAAATATTACACCGGTGAGCCTGGATGCAAGCACCACCCCGGTTAAGGTGGATAAGGAGGGCAATGTTGACCTCAGCAATATTAAGCCCGAAGAGGTAAAAAAATACGGTGAGTTAAGTAAGGATCTGAACCCGAAGGATGTAAACTCCATCCTGAACTATGGTACCGAGGTACAAAACTCGATGGAAAGGTATAGCAATACCTTCCTCACGTCTGTACGTACTTATAACTCGGGCGAGGTGGGTGTGCTCATTACCGATTTACTTACCGAATTGAATTATATTGATGTGGATGAGTTAAATCAAAGCGCTTTTTCATCCTTCATATCACACATTCCGTTTGTTAAAAAATTGGTTTTCGATGCAAAAAAACTGTTTCAAAAATACGATACGGTAGTTAACAACATCGATAAAATCACCAATAAAATAAAAGCGGGCCGGGTAAACTCCATCAAGGATAATGCTTCGCTGCAAACCATGTTTGATAGTAATGTGGGCTACATACACCAGATGGAAGAGCTGATTATCTCCGGTCAGTTAAAATATAACGAGTTGAGCGAGCAGTTGGCGCAGATGGATGCCAACCCATCGGCCTATAACGATTATGAAATTGCCGACATGCGCGATTTTGTGAACCGGTTGGATAAGCGCCTGGCCGATTTAAAGGTGGTACGTTTTATTATGCTGCAATCGCTGGCGCAAATCAGGGTGGTACAAAACAACAATACTTCTATTGCCGAAAAGGCACAGTCTATTGTATCAACCACCATCCCCGTTTGGAAAAACCAGCTCACCATCGCCGTAGCCCTTAATCGCCAAAAGGAAAACGTGGAGATGCAGAAAAAGATATCGGACACTACCAATACCATTCTGCAAAAAAACGCCGAGCTGCTTAAACAAAACAGTATTGATGTAGCCCGCGAGAACGAGAAAACGGTAGTCTCGCTGGATACCCTGAAACGGACAACAGCATCGCTGATAGAAACACTAACAGAAGTGAAGCGCATCCACGACGAAGGTACTGCTAACCGCAAAACCCTCAATACGGAATTGCAAAACCTTGAAACCGAACTGAAAAAGAACGTAACGAGTTTGACTTAGTGTTGAGTAGGGAGTCCGGAGTCTTGAGCCCGGAGTCAAGAGTCAAGAGTCTTGAGTCAGGAGTTCTGAGTTGGGAGGCAGTAATGTATTCATTTTTTGTCATCCCGACGGTAGGAGGGACCTTTTTCGCGCGATAAGTATACTACAGACTTTTCGCGCGAAAAAGATTTCTCCTCGTACCTCGTCGAAATGACACCACGGAAAGGCACTCAAGACTCAGAACTCCTGACTCCCGGCTCAAGACTCAGGGCTCAGAACTCAACACTCCCAACTATTTCGTAATTTTGTAACCGGATAGAGGGCATAATTGACTAACAGATTTGATGGATGAAAACCGGCTACATATTTTAAACGAATCCAACCGGATGCTGAGTAAGCTCCAACTGCTTTCGGTTTTTTTTGCAGAGGATGTTATTTTTAAAATCCACCTGCGTAGCCAGGTGATCCATAAACTGTTTGAAACCAACCCCGACCTGGATATTAACAAGCTCGAGTTATTCCACGTACAGTTTACCGCCAGCCTTGTTGATCTGTTGCGGAAGATCAAGAAACGGAACGAAAACAACATCAGCCTTTTATTTGATGAGATACAGCTGAATAAGGAAATGATAGCCAAGCTGAACGACGCCGTTTATACCGAAAAAAATTATAACCTGGATAAGCAGCGGCAATCGTTAAAAATGAACCTGTCGTTGCGTAAGCTGTTCCAGGTGCTGTCTGATAACTCAACCGAAAATCCTTTCTCCAAAAATATCAACGCGTTCAGTTCGCACTTTGCGGCCGATTTTTTTTACAGCATTTCGCCTGCACTCTTTGCCGATCTGATTCAATACAACCCGGCCGACGTTTATACCAACAGTTATGCCATCATCCAAAAAAAATTGATGGGCGTGTTGTGTAAATATAACTTTAAAACGGAGTTTTACTGTGGCCTTAACGCGGGCGGCCAGGTGATAGAGCTATACCGGTTTTTGGATGTAGAAAGGTGTTTTTTATACCTGCCCTCCAATAATTTATTCTTATTTTGCGATATCGACAAGATCAGCAACATCGACAGGACTAACAACCTGTCGAAAAAAGAGAAGCTGATCCACGAGTTAAACGATAAAAATGACAAGCTATTGAGCAGCGCCGGTGCGATGAAAGCCGATATGCCTGTGGAAATTAAAACTTTATTGGCCGAAAATTACAAGAAGATTGAGGACATTAACTTCCTTGAAAATCTGAGTAATTTTGATGTGCAAGCCAATATTTTAAAAACAATGTTAAATACTGATATTATCTGATATGGACTTTTTACACACCCTTTTGGGGCCTGATATTAAAGCCGGCCTGTTAATTATTTTAAACCTGATTGTAATTGAAAGCTTACTATCGGTAGATAATGCCGCCGTACTGGCCACCATGGTGATTGATTTACCCAAGCATCAACGTGCCAGGGCACTGCGTTACGGTATCATCGGCGCTTATGTATTACGTGGCGTTTGCCTTTTTTTAGCATCGTGGCTGGTAAAAATATGGTGGTTAAAACCTATCGGCGGCTTGTACCTGTTGTACCTGGCCTTTAACTATTTTAAAGGCAAAATGAGCGAAGCCAGCGGCGGCGAAGATGAATCTGTTGATAAGAACCAAAACTGGCTGTATAAATCAACCGTGGGCGTATTTGGCGTTTTCTGGGCCACGGTAGCTTTGGTTGAACTGATGGACCTTGCGTTTTCTATCGATAACGTGTTTGCTGCTGTAGCCTTTACCGATCATGTTTTTTTAATTTATACCGGCGTATTTATTGGCATACTGGCCATGCGTTTTGTGGCGCAGGCTTTTGTGAAGCTGATGGAGAAATTTAGCTTTTTAGAAACCGTGGCCTTTATTGTAATTGGCGTGCTGGGTATCAAATTAACAGCTTCTATTTATGTACACTTTTACCCGGCCAGCCCCGTGGCCGAAGCTATGGAAGGCGAAACGGCAGATATATTGGTTTCTGTATTTACGGTAGCCATATTTTTGATACCGGTAATTACTTCCTTGCTGTTTAATTTTCCTAAAAAGAATATCATTAAACCCGAGGTGGCCGAATCTGCTGAGGATGTGGTTGATAAATTTTAATCCCGGTTTGATTTAGATATTTAGAGATCGATGGACGGGTTTAAGTTTGCTAACAAAGCCATAGCATCAATTGGTGGCGTTGGGTTTTTAAAAGGAGGGGGCACTTATGCCGCCATATTAACCTGCGGTTTGATTTGGCTGTGGTGGCAAAACCCGGCCTTGCAAAACCCCTGGTATTTGCTGGTTTTTACCGTTTTGGTTACACTCTTGGGCGTTTACGTAGGCAATAAGGTGGAGCCCGACTGGGGCGAAGATAGTTCGCGCGTGGTCATTGACGAAGTTGCCGGGATGCTTATCGCGATGTTGTTTATACAGCCCAATATTTATTTCCTGATAGCGGGGCTTATTCTTTTTCGCTTTTTTGATATCCTGAAGCCATTATACATCCGCAAGATGGAGGATTTTCCGGGTGGCTTAGGCGTTATGATGGATGATGTTTTAGCCGGGGTTTACTCCAATATATTGCTTTGGCTGGGGTATTGGGTGTATCAGTTATTAAAAAGGCCATAGTAGGGACAAGGGGAAGAGTATTTGAATCTTTGCTCCGACAATCAGTATTCTTTAATTTAGATCATCGGCCCGCTCAAACGCCGCGTGAAGGGCTTTGTTCGTTATTCACTGTTGTTTGTTTTTGGTGTGAATGGTTGCTATCGCAATTTTGTCTTGACACAAAAAGAACCAAATACCGACCGGAGGAAGCTCATGAACACCTTAAAAAAACAAACATAGGTGTGAATAAAGTCAAGACTGCCGATCCTTCCGCCCACAGGCCAACACCCGGCCCGGCGTGCTGTCGGGGCTTTGTCCGCTTTTCCTATCTGCGCTTGGTAATCTATAAGGTTCAAACGTCATCCCTGTTTTTTTCCGAATGTCCGGGTCCGTCACTCAGAATGACGTTCTTTTTCTGTGCGCGAAGGCTGTCCTCCTGAGCCTGTCGAAGGATGTGCGGCATGGCCCTGTATAAGTTTTTTTTGATGTACCTTATCATTCGCTTACTTAAGTCGATGATTGTCAATTTGCATATATTCTTAATTTACAGCATCGGCCCGCTCAATCGCCGCGTGAATGGTTTTGTTGTTTTTGTATTGATACAATGCGCTAACGAACAGAAGATTATAATACAAAATCTCTTAGCTTTATGATCGCTCGCATAGAACACACCCCTCCGCACCTCTCGAGAGGGGAATCGCACGGGCCGCCGCTTGTCTTGTGTATTGTATTGATAATGAGCGTTTTTTTTTATTCGTCTCTCTCGAGAGGGTGCGGGTTTGGCTTGCGGCTGGCTGGGAGGTGTTCACCGTACGACGAACTCTGCATACTGCATGAACTGCATACATCATGGTATTGTACGTACGGCACGAAACCTTTTGTGATTGATCATTCTACTGCGATTTTACTTCAATAGAGCATTCTAATGGCATGCAAAAGATATGGGTACAAGGGTAGTCCACTATACCAGCTTTTAAAACGATATTTATTGAGCCCCGGCTCAATAAATATCGTTAATCATATTGGCAATGAGCGCGCTCCAGCCGGTTTGGTGGCTTGCGCCAAGGCCATAACTGTCGTCGCCGTGGAAATATTCGTAATAAAGTATCAGGTCGGCATTTTCTGGTTTTCGGTAAAAAGCCTGGTGGGTTTTATAATTAACCGGCCTGTCGCCATTTTTATCGGTCTCAAAGGTTGATATTAACCTGCGGATCAACTGGTTGGCTATTTCGCCGAGCGATATTTGTTTAATGCCTTCGTCTGTAGGGAAATTGAATTTCTTTTCGTCGCCATAAAACTCATAATACTTTTTAAGCGAGTTGATCAATATAAAATTCATAGGCATCCAGATGGGGCCGCGCCAGTTGGAGTTACCGCCAAATAAGTTTGTTGTCGAGTCGCCGGGCTCGTATTTGATAGAGTAGTGGCGCCCGTCAATATTGGCGGTATAAGGGTTTTTTTCATGGAATTTGGATAAGGCTCTTATCCCTCCCTTGGCTAAAAATTCGCTCTCATCGCATATCCGTTCCAGTAATTTAGCCAGGCGCTCAAAAGGTACCAGGGATAGCAATACTTTGCCCTTTCCGTCATCGTGTATCGGCAAAAATAATTTATTCTGGGTGCGGTATTTATTGAGCCATGACGCCCTTTTGGTAAAATCCCTCAAAGCCTCGAGCTTATCATAGTTGAAAACCGATACTGCAAACATCGAGGTAAGCCCCACCAACGATCGTACTTTTAAGTGGTGGTTGCCGTGCTTCATGCGTAGCATATCGTAAAAAAACGAATCCTCCTCGTTCCATAAGCCCAGTTCGTTCAGGGCTTCGGCAATCAATACAAAGTGCTCGTAAAACTTGAGGGCCATATCCTCGAAAGAATCGTCGTACATGGATATCTCGAGCGCAATATCCATCATGTTGAGGGCAAAGGTGCCCATCCAGCTTGTACCGTCAACCTGCTCCAATACGGCATCTTTGATCTGGCTGCTGCGGTCAAACACGCCGATGTTATCCAGCCCCAAAAATCCGCCGGCAAATATATTGTTGCCGTTAACATCCTTGCGGTTGGCCCACCAGGTAAAATTGATAATCAGCTTCTGGAATATCCGTTTTAAAAACCGCAGATCGCCAACGCCCTTTTTCTCTTTTTCAATCCGGTATACCTGCAAGGCCGCCCAGGCCTGCACGGGGGGGTTAACATCGCTAAAGTTCCACTCATAGGCAGGTACCTGCCCTTCGGGGTTCATGTACCACTCGCGCATAATCAATATCAATTGATTTTTTGCAAACTCAGGGTCAATAATAGCCATAGGCACGCAGTGGAAAGCCAAATCCCAGGCAGCATACCAGGGGTATTCCCATTTATCGGGCATGGATATCACATCCTGGTTGTTAAGGTATTTCCAGTTGCCGTTACGGCCGTTGGGCCGGGTTGCCAGTGATGGGTCTGAGTGGGTACTGGCGCGGTGCCATTCCCTGGTATCGTAGTGGTAATATTGCTTGTTCCACAGCAAACCCGCAAAAGCCTGCCGCTGAATGTTAGCCAGTTCGGGCGAGAGCGATTTAGGCATCAGGCTGTTATAAAACTCATCGGCCTCCTTCTTTCTCAGTTCAAATAACTCTTCAAAATTATGGCCTATCGGGTTTTCAACCGGCTCCTTGCTCAGGCGCATAAATATTTTTTTTGATTGCTTAGGCCTGATGGTGTATTTATAAACGGGCGCAAACTTTGTTCCGTCGTTTTTGGCTGCTAATTCATCAAAGTTATCACCATCAATAATAGCCTCATGGAAAGCGTCTTTTACAAACACGTTTTCGTTGGGTTGCCTGTATATGCGCTCGCGGTTGGTTTCGTTTTCTGTAAATAACGATTTGCCGGTATCCTGAAAATAAAAATAATAATCGCCGATGATGTAATGGCTGGCCTTAACGCTTTTATGGTTTAGCCGCGTTATAAGCGGTTTGGGCTTTGATTTATCTGTTTGCCAGTAATTAAAAAACCAGAGCGTGGGCAATACGGTAATATCGGCAGTTAAAGGGCCTCGGTTAACAATTTCAATACAGATCTGTATATCTTCCGAGTGGTGTTTGGCGTAGGTAATGTATATATCAAAATACTTATCGTTATCAAATACATTGGTATCTAAAAGCTCGTACTCGGGTTCCATTTTGGAGCGATGGATGTTTACACTCACCAACTCATCGTACGGGAAACCTGTTTGCGGGTATTTGTACAAATACTTCATGTAATAATGCGATGGCACATTATCCAGGTAGTAATACAGCTCTTTAACATCCTCGCCGTGGTTACCCTGCCCGTTTGGCAAGCCAAATAAACGTTCTTTCAAAATGGGATCTTTACCGTTCCAAACCGCTACGGCAAAACATAAACGCTGAAAGTAATCGGATATCCCAGCTATGCCGTCTTCGCCCCAGCGGTAGCTGCGGCTGCGGGCCTGGTCGTGCGTGAAGTGCCCCCAGGCATCACCGTTAGAGCTGTAATCTTCGCGAACGGTTGCCCATTGCCGCTCGCTTACGTAAGGCCCCCAGTGCTCTAACGGAACAGGCTTTTTTGCGTTTTCGTCTAACCTTGTTTGCTCTGCGTTTTTAACCGGATTTGCCATGAATTAATTAGCTACTAAAATTTTTAACCATTTGCTTGAAGTTGTAAAGTAAATAAAATATTTATTACTGTATTGTTAAAAAATTATTTGTTTTATCGATAGGCGCACTTTGTGGCTAATTGCTATATTGCGATGGCTTACATATTAAATAACGATATAAGTAATTATTAATATAATAAATTGTTAATTTTTTAATTAATACCGGAATTTAATATTAAACTTGCTTTTAAGTTGCTTTAGCCCTTAGGCTGGTAAAATTGCTTTTTTATAATAATTAACTGACTTCTATTTAATGCTTCAAACAAGGTATCTGCTTATCTGCATGCTTAATTTGTCGTGCATATCTATTGCTTGCGGGCAATATCAAAATGCGGGCATTAAGGGTGAAATAACTGATGCTCAAAATAATCCCCTGCTGGCGGCTTCGGTTTTTTTATTAAAAGGTCAGGATTCTGCCGTAGTTAAACTTGCCATTACAGATCAGCATGGCATGTTTAGCTTTAGTGATGTTACGGCCGGCAAGTATTTAATAAAGGCCACACTTGTGGGATACAAGGCGATAACTACAGCCGCCTTTGATTTAAAAAGTGGTATCAACTTCAATGCAGGGGCCATTAATTTGGCTGCCAATACAATTAAACTGGCCGAAGTTGCCGTTAACAACAACAATCACTTTACTGATGCTTTGCCTGGTTTAATTACGCTAAACGTGCGTAATAATATTTTATCAGCAGGTAGTAACGTCATAGAAATTTTAAAAAGGGCCCCTGGTGTACAGGTAGATAACAGCGATAATATATCATTAAACGGCAGAAGCGATGTGTTGGTAATGATAGATAATAAGCCCACATATTTATCGGGCCAGGCCCTTGCTGATTTGTTAGGAGGCATGCCAGCGAGCATGATTGATAAAATAGAACTGATCAGCAATCCTAATTCAAGTTTTGACGCGGCCGGTACAGGCGGCGTAATTAATATTAAACAAAAAAAAGATAGGGGTACGGGCACCAACGTGCAGGTAATCAACAGTATGGGTTTGTATCAGCCGGGAGGAAACCGCAGCTCGGAAGTTAAATTGAATACCGGCTTCAACTTTAACCATCACACAGGCAGGATAAATATATTTGGCGGATATGCCTACAACAGTGCGCCGATAGACAGGTCTTCATCGTCAGACAGGCTGGTTACTTATCTAAACGAGCTTGATCAGATCAATGTAAACTGGTTTAGCCAGCAACGCAGGCAGATCAATAATTACAGGCTCGGCGTGGATTATAGTATCAACCCTAAGCATATCCTTGGCTTTTTGGTTAACGGCTCGGTAAGTAATTTATCAGCCAATAAAAACACATCATCATTAATATCAACTCTGGGTGTTATTGATTCTACCATCCTGACCAAATCCAACTTGCAAAAAAAATTATCCAATTTGATGCTCAACGTTAATTACCGGGGCGATTTTAGTCGCGGTGGGCAACTTACCATCGATGCAGATTACAGCAACTACATCCGCCACTCAACCGAACTGATTCAGAGCGAATACACTAAGGACGATGATAAATCGGCGTACCGTTTTTTAACATTGCAAAATACCTCGCCATCAGAGTTTGATTTATATACCTTTAACGCTACTTACCAGCTCAAAATTAGCCTAACCAACAGAATTGCCGCTGGCTTTAAAGCCAGCTATGTTAAAACCGATAACAATTCGGATTTTGGGCAGTTAATTAACGGCACATACCATGCCGATACGTTGTTTACCAACCAGTTTAAATATACCGAGCGCATCAACTCAGCCTATATTAATTATAACCATCTCTTCAGTAAAAAGATGGGCCTTGAAATAGGCACAAGGGTGGAACAAACCATATCCGACGGCCTGTCGCCGGATCAGAAGGAAAACATCAGCAGTAATTATTTCGATATTTTTCCTAATGTGCAGTTAAACAATACCATCAGCGCTAATCATCAGCTATTGTTTACCTACAGCCGCCGCATCACCAGGCCCAGGTATGAAGATCTTAACCCTTTTTTATCTTACATCGATCAGTATACCTATCAAATCGGTACGCCCTATTTACGACCATTTTATTCAAATACGTTTGAGCTAACTCATATCTATAAAGAGAAGCTAACCACTGTATTAAGCTTTGCCCTTATTAACCGGTTTACACAGGTTGTTT
Proteins encoded in this window:
- a CDS encoding TerD family protein, which translates into the protein MAINLLKGQKITIGLSKMTVGLGWNPNEGTGYDFDLDVSAIMIDANRFVPEDEFFVFYNNADSPDTAVHHTGDDPSGGNSDGGDDESINVDLTKVDAKIQEILFVVTIHEAQARRQNFGQVRDSYIRIVDDLTGAEVCKYELGEDFSIETAIEFGRLYRRGGEWKFEASGVGYKEDLAFFLSKYFKGQIIK
- a CDS encoding TerD family protein is translated as MAINLVKGQTIDLRKNDRGESYDLSSVTIGLGWDVKQSHSGGFLGKLFGGGDDAEYDLDAIAFLLDKNGKVANRGRNIKASDGRNLSLFESDVIYFNSMKHPSGHIWLTGDNRTGAGEGDDEQIIVKLDALDPKYDRILFLVTIYQGRKNNQHFGMVENAFIRAVDARGTEIAKFSLSGNFTYNGMCSMTFAEVYRRDGSWKFRAIGEPGTTDSFIDILTKYTA
- a CDS encoding HAD family hydrolase — protein: MPFYQHYSFDLWLTLIKSNPGFKSERTKIFHRDFNPDHKSIDEVALAFRQVDLMCNAVNERTGKNIDSDEMYLMVISLLNNNQLNLYDIDTDELYAGMEQLVFQYMPVLYSDETIEVLARLKDMSGSTFSILSNTGFIRGVTLRKILMELKLHPYFDFQLYSDEVGLSKPNPDFFNLMLKKISEVKSANDVNLKNIIHIGDNPKADIEGADAIGINSFLINSNHLPISSLIK
- a CDS encoding phosphoribosyltransferase family protein, which translates into the protein MLATYSLHHIDNANYFGFNPDDYSRFKFGDEAVAKTYGTSLAEGFIQNCLVRQSIEQQIVVISSPFSFIPTATFALKTWFVCHLNRWLARHGYQVVQETKVHRTVTYKEDYGELDAEQRISLIGNDLFHIDKDFLTNKTLIFLDDIKITGSHERMIMKMVGNYQLDNDIYMLYFAELVNKAIHPNIENYLNYHQVKSIFELDPIIKSGSFAINTRIVKYILNYDFDSFRIFIENQTSAFVDLLYDMALGNGYHTIEAYAKNLNFISSNLLINTHKLIQHGN
- a CDS encoding TerD family protein encodes the protein MAINLQKGQREAINAPKFTIGLGWDTNSSSTGSAFDLDASVFILGDNKRIVSEEHFVFYNNLVSPDGAVEHTGDNLTGAGDGDDEQIKVDLSKIDPRVSEICIVVTIHEAESRRQNFGQVRNSFIRIFDADTNADILKYELEEDFSIETAVEFGRIYKRDNNWKFEAVGAGMKGGLQDYLTKYN
- a CDS encoding TerD family protein, whose product is MAINLQKGQRISLEKSNGSKLQNVCVGINWGAIEKKGLFGFGATKEAVDLDASCALFDETKKLTEVIYFGNLRSKDGSVKHSGDDLTGDMAGDDGLDNEVITLDFSMLKPQISYVAFVLNSFRGQDFGTIPFASIRIYEGTPKRVNEIFATYDIAHSKDFAGHVSMVMGVFYKKNGEWKFNAIGEATRDKKLEETVRTVGQNFL
- a CDS encoding toxic anion resistance protein; translation: MESTDNQELNITPVSLDASTTPVKVDKEGNVDLSNIKPEEVKKYGELSKDLNPKDVNSILNYGTEVQNSMERYSNTFLTSVRTYNSGEVGVLITDLLTELNYIDVDELNQSAFSSFISHIPFVKKLVFDAKKLFQKYDTVVNNIDKITNKIKAGRVNSIKDNASLQTMFDSNVGYIHQMEELIISGQLKYNELSEQLAQMDANPSAYNDYEIADMRDFVNRLDKRLADLKVVRFIMLQSLAQIRVVQNNNTSIAEKAQSIVSTTIPVWKNQLTIAVALNRQKENVEMQKKISDTTNTILQKNAELLKQNSIDVARENEKTVVSLDTLKRTTASLIETLTEVKRIHDEGTANRKTLNTELQNLETELKKNVTSLT